The genomic region TTGAGGTGTTGATCTGTGGTAAGTGTAGGGAATACATGATACAGGAATGTGACTCGTGTCTGGAGATCAAAATTGAATACAAGAGAATTCGGTGAGATGGATAtgaacaaaaccaaacaaaaatcaCCTAGCCCAAAAAGTCCAAAATgaagatttgaaatgaaaatttaatttaattccATTAATGTTAGACATATAAATTATTTCCTCAATGCAGAAAATCTAACTGAATCCCAAAATGATTATCGATCAAGAGGCAAAtctaaacaaaacaatgaactAAGAACATGTTGGACGGATAGACAGGGTGAATGCTATGCCTCCCGccacacaataacaatacaattgTGCATTTGTTCAAACAAAACTATATTAAGATGAGTTAAGATAATGTTTCCTTGACGTGGTCCCACACCAGTGTCTAACTGTACCCTGGTCCCACAGTAGTGTAGTTCCCTTTCTGACGATTGGATCAATTTCTGCTAGAATTGTTCCAAGTTCAGACAACATTATGCTAACTTTCACTTgacaatatgtacatgttagAGCACCATCatattatataccatatatgTATCATTAGATATAAACGTAAACTGTACGTTACCTAAAATTGTATCAccagtcaaacctgtctatagcagCCATCAAGGAACCATAGAACATTAACCTTCATAGGCAGGTTCTCTAATAGGGGTCCATATACACTGAACTTTAACCTTCATAGGCAGGTTATCTAATAGGGGTCCATATACACTGAACTTTAACCTTCATAGGCAGGTTCTCTAATAGGGGTCCATATACACTGAACTTTAACCTCCATAGGCAGGCTCTCTAATAGGGGTCCATATACACTGAACTTTAACCTTCATAGGCAGGCTCTCTAATAGGGGTCCATATACACTGAACTTTAACCTTCATAGGCAGGTTCTCTAATAGGGGTCCATATACACTGAatttttataattaacattTGGGAACTGAGACAGGTGGCCTATATTGTCAGATTTGTCACATAACAGTCTTTATTGACAGGTTTTTGTCACATAAATGTGGCCTTCATTGACAGGTTTTTGTCatatacaggtggcctttaGTGACAGGTTTTGTCATATAACAGGTGGCCTTTATTGTCAGGTTTTTCACATAACGTGGCCTTTATTGACAAGTTTTGtcacatacaggtgacctttaatGACAGGTTTTGTCatatacaggtggcctttattgacaggtttttgtcacatacaggtgacctttattgACAGGTTTTTGTCACATTTAGGTGGCCTTTAGTGTAAGTTTTGCTGTTTTGGTCACTGTGTAAAATTCAGTATAGAAGCAGATATTAATATGGAGTTATACTTATAACGATATTGTAGAAACTTAAAGTCCTAGAACAAAACTTCTTAAGTTTGACCTCTTGACAAAACAacactttacagtatataaagtaTGTTACACGTATATGGCGACATGAGAGTCGATAATACCTGTTCTTACCTAACAATGGTTTATATTCCCAAGGACCTCAAGCTTAGACGGGATCAACATTTGTCTTGAttgacatgtacagtaaaaGTGGTTCATTCAGATTCATGATGAAAGAAAAAGtatcaattttataattttattctCCCCAAGGgaaatatttacaacaaatttatataagaaaaaaaacaacaatttttaaCCAAATTGTGGAACAAGTATGTCAACAAGAGCAAGATCATGTTTTCTAAATCAAAGTATCATACATCAATCAAAAGACCATACATGGATCACCATTTCACTTCTTCCAAAAATATGAAGGTAATATATCTTAACTGCAATGTCTTCAGAGTTAAGTTTTCAGTTGATATAACTTGACTATAACTACCATCAGGGTACTTATAGCTAAGACTTACATTCTTAgttaatgtatacaatattttatcCAGATTCAGGGCCTGACTCCCTGCTAGAGTCTTATGAACTTTAATTCATATCCCAAATTATGAACTTTAATTTATATCCAGATTCGGGGCCTGACTCCCTGTTATAGTCTTATGAACTTTAATTTATATCCAGATTCAGGGTCTGACTCCCTGTTAATGTCTTATGAACTTTGATTTATATCCAGATTCAGGGCCTGACTCCCTACTATAGTCTTATGAACTTTAATTTATATCCAGATTCAGGGCCTGACTCCCTGCTATAGTCTTATAAACTTTAATTTATATCCAGATTCAGGGCCTGACTCCCTGCTATAGTCTTATGAATTTTaatttatacaatgttttatctAGAGCTGAGCCAGCTACAGGCTCCCTACGGTCAGCACCAAACATTTATCATATCCACTCCAGGAATGTCTGTAAAATATGGCTCTGTTTCCTGTACTAGACGCCACTTGTGTTGGGTACTGAGTGATTCCCAACCGAGTCGTCAACATTTGAGTTCCTTTCACTGGTCTGCTCTGATGCATCACCACTTTCCTGTTCCACATTATCAGactgagttgtctcccctccTGTTTTGTAAGGCAATGTCACATCAATGCGTTCCTCCTCCTCGCTGTCTTCTTCCTCCACCTCTTCCTCGGAGATCTGTTCAACCTCATCTTCTAGTTCAACATCCACATTACCTGTTGAGGTATGTCCAGAATTAGCTAAAGCATAATTTTCCCACACCCATTTGAAGaagggaaggggggggggggggggggggggagagattGTTGCTGCAAGCACTGAAATTCTCTAGGATGCTAATATATGAAGGTATTTTCCACTTGTTTGATTCATTTAGCAAAGTTATGTGGAATTTTGACatgtttatttacagtaaattcTTCACCGGGCTACAGTGTGCTTCGGAGAGAGGTATAtcttttaatatcaatttgtaTTAATCTGCCATCAATAGACAAGATATGCAGCTCTTGTATTTGATGGGAACAAAATAACTGAATGAGTTATATTAATATTCTCATCAACAGCCAATCATCCTTACTGTACAGAAATCTGTCATATATCTACCCACGTCGACCACCATCTATAATCAATCATCCCTACTCTCCCATCCAGAAGTTCATTCTGTTTTTATCTATATCTCATTCTGGCCTACATCACCACTCTCCAATCAtccatatataatttaattttgtatgaaacatgcattttcattggctgaaataattttgttatacctccataacaaaattttgatgttgcgaaatgtaacgtcatttttgattggctgatgacgttgcgtaataatttatcacagaaaagagttcgccaaagaaagtgaaatatcttggtgtgtataagacgaaattaaattataagaattaacattaattattttttctgttatacagtcataacataaaaaactggagtgtactctcttcataaactgcttcgcggtttatttagagtacactccagttttttctgttatgactgtataacagaaaaaattattgatgttaatccttaaatattatCACTCATACACATCCCTTCTAAAACAAAGTTGCAAAATGTGTCTGACTATCACCTGATACTGTAGTGTCTGTCTCCAGGAATTCATCGAGGCTTGTGTTCTCCATCTCCCAGCTGATATCCGCTAGGTCTGTCTTTTTACTGCTATCATTACTGCTAGTGGACAGTCCTGTCAGAAAGCaaacatacataaatattatcAGTAATTCTTTTTAAGTTTTTGTCTGAATACTAATGAAATAAAGTCCTGAAGTTGTTTACTACTTACTTTCTAGTCGACCATGGGATTTGAAGTAATCAAGGTCATTGTTAAATTGCTGTTCAAAAACTTCCTGTCTTTCCTTCAGTTTTGTCTGACGATTTTTTTCGTAACCCTCCATCTTTTTGGCATGATCTTTAGCTAACTCCACTAAAATTAGAAAAATTTGATGTTGAAACATGATCAATGCATTCTATACAGACAAATGCCGAGCAacacatgtttgtttgttttttgtttaacgtcctattaacagccagggtcatttaaggacgtgccaggttttggaggtggaggaaagccggagtacccggaaaaaaaaacaccggcctacggtcagtacctggcaactgccccacgtaggtttcgaactcgcaacccagaggtggagggctagtgataaagtgtcgggacaccttaaccactcggccaccgcggcaaCACATGTATACTAAACACACAAAAATGGTTAGAAAGAAAAAAGTTACTTTGAAAtttaacttttatttaattaaagatatagaCCTTTAATTTTCTGGAGATCTTCACTCTTCCTGTGAGTGTAGGTGGACAGTTTTTGAGCGTCGTACACCTTGGCCTGTGCAAGCTCTTGTTCCTCACACATGTCCTCTAAACGAATCAAGGCCACCTCTACATTTTCATACTCCTCGTCCAAAGATGCTGTTAATGCAGAAGAGAGCAACAAATTATATTCGAAACCACTATTTTTCCCATTAGCTCCTATAAACTGGTAATATACAAACTATCACCAAAATAGATAGCGCAGTGATTATAtacagagactatactgtgACCTTGGttacagagactatactgtgACCTTGGttacagagactatactgtgACCTTGGttacagagactatactgtgACCTTGGttacagagactatactgtgACCTTAGTTACAGATACTATACTGTGACCTTAGttacagagactatactgtgACCTTGGttacagagactatactgttaccttagttacagagactatactgtgaccttagttacagagactatactgtgaccttagttacagagactatactgtgACCTTGGTTACAGAGACTATACTGCTACCTTAGttacagagactatactgtTACCGTCGTTACAGAGACTATACTGCTACCTTACGTAGttacagagactatactgtgACCTTGGTTACAGAGACTATACTGCTACCTTACGTAGTTACAGAGACTATACTGCTACCTTAGTTACAGAGACTATACTGCTACCTTAGttacagagactatactgtgACCTTAGTTACAGAGACTTAAGTGTTACCTAAGTTACAGACTATACTGCTACCTTAGTTACAGAGACTATACTGCGACCTTAGTTACAGACTATACTGCTACCTTAGTTACAGAGACTATATTGTTAATACTTTAGttacagagactatactgttaccttagttacagagactatactgctaccttagttacagagactatactgttaccttagttacagagactatactgtgaccgtagttacagagactatactgtgACTGTAGTTACAGACTATAATGTGACCTTAGTTACAGAGACTATAATGTGACCTTAGttacagagactatactgtgACCTTGGttacagagactatactgtgACCTTGGttacagagactatactgtgACCTTGGttacagagactatactgtgACCTTGGttacagagactatactgtgaccttagttacagagactatactgtgaccttagttacagagactatactgtgACCTTGGttacagagactatactgtgaccttagttacagagactatactgtgaccttagttacagagactatactgtgACCTTGGTTACAGAGACTATACTGCTACCTTAGttacagagactatactgtTACCGTAGTTACAGAGACTATACTGCTACCTTACGTAGttacagagactatactgtgACCTTGGTTACAGAGACTATACTGCTACCTTACGTAGTTACAGAGACTATACTGCTACCTTAGttacagagactatactgtgACCTTAGTTACAGAGACTTTACTGTGACCTTAGTTACAGAGACTTAAGTGTTACCTTAGTTACAGACTATACTGCTACCTTAGTTACAGAGACTATACTGCGACCTTAGTTACAGACTATACTGCTACCTTAGTTACAGAGACTATATTGTTAATACTTTAGttacagagactatactgttaccttagttacagagactatactgctaccttagttacagagactatactgttaccttagttacagagactatactgtgaccgtagttacagagactatactgtgACTGTAGTTACAGACTATAATGTGACCTTAGTTACAGAGACTATAATGTGACCTTAGttacagagactatactgtgACCTTAGTTACAGAGACTATACTGCTACCTTGGTTACAGAGACTATACTGCTACCTTAGttacagagactatactgtgACCTTACGTAGttacagagactatactgtgaccttagttacagagactatactgctaccttagttacagagactatactgtgaccgtagttacagagactatactgttaccttagttatagagactatactgttaccttagttacagagactatactgtgaccgtagttacagagactatactgttaccttggttacagagactatactgtTACCGTAGttacagagactatactgtgACCTTAAttacagagactatactgttaccttagttacagagactatactgtgaccgtagttacagagactatactgttaccttagttacagagactatactgtgaccttagttacagagactatactgtgACCTTAGTTATAGAGACTATACTGTTACCGTAGttacagagactatactgtgaccttagttacagagactatactgtgACCTTTGTTACAGAGACTATACTGCGACCTTAGttacagagactatactgtgaccttagttacagagactatactgtgACCTTTGTTAAAGAGACTATACTGCGACCTTAGttacagagactatactgtgACCTAAGttacagagactatactgtgaccttagttacagagactatactgtgACCTTAGTTACAGACACTATACTGCTACCTTAGTTACAGACACTATACTGCTACCTTAGTAACAGAGACTATACTGTTACCTTAGttacagagactatactgttaccttagttacagagactatactgctaccttagttacagagactatactgtgaccttagttacagagactatactgtgaccttagttacagagactatactgctaccttagttacagagactatactgtgaccttagttacagagactatactgttaccttagttacagagactatactgttaccttagttacagagactatactgtgACCTTAGTTACAGAGACTATACTGCGACCTAAGTTATAGAGACTATACTGTTACCTTAGTTACAGAGACTATACTGCGACCTTAGTTACAGAAACTATATACTGCTACCTTAGttacagagactatactgtgACCTTACGTAGttacagagactatactgtgACCTTAGTTGGAGAGACTATA from Pecten maximus chromosome 11, xPecMax1.1, whole genome shotgun sequence harbors:
- the LOC117337615 gene encoding dysbindin protein homolog → MSVFQSIKGTFAAGLKSITSRDDKEEKLHHVKSGVCVDAGADLLDRYQNNWRELHQDAEQNATLAENVDSQITQLFVTIDRQAEMLGQLHTTVADLPVILNKLQELTDVLASLDEEYENVEVALIRLEDMCEEQELAQAKVYDAQKLSTYTHRKSEDLQKIKVELAKDHAKKMEGYEKNRQTKLKERQEVFEQQFNNDLDYFKSHGRLERLSTSSNDSSKKTDLADISWEMENTSLDEFLETDTTVSGNVDVELEDEVEQISEEEVEEEDSEEEERIDVTLPYKTGGETTQSDNVEQESGDASEQTSERNSNVDDSVGNHSVPNTSGV